A stretch of DNA from Lotus japonicus ecotype B-129 chromosome 4, LjGifu_v1.2:
gtcgaaattcttgaattttaaaggtatgaACTCTTGGAATGGGTgacgaaattcaaaaaaattaatatttccgagtttcatcgtatgattaaggggatccttaaccaaactttctcaacgTAAAATATGGACAAATGTTTTAGTGTTGgtgcaaattttcaattttttgtcgaaattcGTGAGTTTTAAAGGTGTTAGCCCACGAATTTAGTTGcgaagtcaaaaaaaaaattaaactttttgAGTTTAATGGTAGAAATAAGGGAGTCTTTAACTAAGTTTTACTGatgattaatattatgaattttttttagtatcagtgtagtttttttgtttttacccGTAATTCTTGTGTTTTAAAGGTGTTGTATCCCATGGAATGAGTAACgaaatctggaaaaaaaaaattccccatATACCATGATTTTCATGTTTTGTGTGTGCAAATTGAAGTTGCTACATAGTTTCCTTGTTGAAAAGCCATGAAGGCCATTTCACTTATTTCAAAGTTATTTAGCTCcaataatgttttgttcacCAATCAATTCCACCTCTTGGGAGGTAGAGAAGAAATGAAtaagaaataagtgatatgatatgtgatgtaacaggaaatgcagagagagataggaagtaaaaatgagtggaaatgagatggaagagaaatgaggtgtgtataaaTCATTACTCATGgaaaaatttgggttaaatcacccatGGTGAACCAATAATATtcaggcttaatcctcaaattggtcCTTGTCTTTGagtcgccgtctgatctaagtccctcaccggaaaaatttgtgcaaaaggtcctcatcattgcaaaacgtatggagcaagtcctcgccggagaccggagctccggcgagggatgaaATGGCACGCTGACTGGGCTAAGTGTGCTGACAtggattttaaaataaaaataaaaattacacatcaggaaaataaattaatttaaaagcccaaaattaatttaaaaacccaatttcaccataaatttattaaagctaaaaaaacaaaaactcattaactataattaaaaacaacaactTTTTTTCCCAGATAAAAAATCCCTAATCTAGTAATCTGGAACGTTCTCACTCCAGAAACTCATTTCCAGAAATTTTCCAAAAGCCCCTCATTCAGATCCTCTCATCTCAACTTCCTCATGGACATACAATCTAAcctaacaacaacaacaatcgaACTCAGTTTCAATCGAATCCTAACCGCTTTCTCAAGGTCGAAATCAACAGAGGAAGACTCGATTCAATTTGGGGGTGATGAAAGGGTGAACCAAACCCTGGGCTTCCATCCAAGAGCCTTGCCCTTCCAGATCTGCGACTTAGATAAAGATGAAAGGGACCCAAAAGCTCGCTTTTGACGCTCTGAAAAAGCTCAACGTTGTGAAGGGAAGAGGAGAAATTCTGCAACGGACCAGGACGCGAGACGGTATTGCAGGAGCTTCAGGTTCCACTCCCGAGAGAGGGAAAAGAGAGGTTGCAGCTCTTGATCCTCATGAAGGTGAGGATGAATGACGACACCGCAAAGAGGAGGCGGCGGTGGCGCACAGATCCAGGGAAGACGATGATGGTAACGCTGGTTTCCATGGCTATGCAGATCCCTCCCTACAAGGTTGTGGATTTGCTTTCTTTTGGGTTTGTTATTGTGAAGATTCTGGGTTTTGTTCATaccattttttctctttattaaaTTAACAGTGCTTCGTGTATGTGTTTTGAGCTCGGTGGGAGGTTCCAAGGGGTGCTGATGCTGTGTTCGTTCCAGCCTTTGAATTGTGGttgtttgtttctttgttttgtaACTCTCTGTCTTCTatgctttctttcttctttttattgtCTTAGTACTGTACCTGTGTTGCCACCCCACATGAGTTTATTTCAAGATTTTGAATGTGATAAAGATGATGGGATAAAGATGATGAGATAATGAGATGAATGTAGTTGATTATGAGATAATGGGATCAAGATTCTGAATCGGTGATTTAGAATTGAGGTTAATTTTGGGGAAATTGGATTAATTTgggaggaatttttttttaaaattaaattagggttaattttgttaattgattttatttttattaattaaattaaaatttcttatgtgtaatttattttttattttattttatttttttaattccacgtcAACTTCATTAATCCAGTCAGCGTGCCATTtaatcactcgccggagctccgggctccggcgaggactcgCTCCATACGTTTTGCAATAATGAGGaccttttgcacaaatttttccgatgagggacttagatcagacggcgactcaaagacagggaccaatttgaggattaagcctaatATTCAAGATAAGTGAAAATTCTAACTAGTATCTCAGATATTACTGGTCCACCTAGGACTAGGGTGATTTAACCTAAGtttttttagggtcatttagacaataatataatttgacaaaaaaacaaGGGTTAAGCGtcatattggtccctgtctttgtctcgccgtctgatataagtccctccccggaaaatttattgcattaggTCCTcttctttgaaatatttttggggCAGATCCTCGTCGCAGGGCGGAGCTCCAGCGAATGCTTAAATGACATGCTGACTGGATTTAAAATGTTTAtgtggattttaaaaataaataaaaaataaaaataaattacacatcataaaattaactaaattaaaacacattactaattctaacctaatctaattaacaaaattaatttctcCCCCAAATTAATCCCAATCCCCCCAAATTAACTCAATTCCTTTTGAATTATCCTCAGCTTCATCAATCTTACCATCAACCATCAATCTTCATCAATCTTCAAACCCAGAACCCCACCATCAACCATCAACCTTCATCAATCTTCAAACCCAGAACCCCATCATCAACCATCAACCTtcaacctcaccctcaccctacTTCACCCCCCCCCCTCACCTTCACGGTCTCGCCCAACTtcaacctcaccctcacccacctgcaacctcaccctcaaggcctcaccatcaccctcacccacctgcaacctcaccccCAAACCCTCACCCGAAACCCCacccctcaccctcaccctcacccacctGCAACTTCATCCTCAAACTCAAACCCCAACCCGCAAACTCAccctcaaaaaaaataaaaaataaaaacaaaaaaaataaaaaaataaagagtaAATCAGGTTGAAATTCGAATTCGAAGAGATGCAGGAAGCGtaaaaggaagaagatgaagatgaatgattGAAGGGAGAAGGAAATCGAAACCCTAACCTTCACAGCGGAGAAGAGAATAAATTGTTCTTCAAAGCAGAtctgaagagaagaagaagaaaattggtGGCAAGCTCAGATCTGCGAAACCCAAAATCGATCCATGAGGATGGGAGAGGCAAGCTCAGATGTGGGTTTCATTGTTGAGCGTGGGtgcaatgaagaagaagaagaatgaaagaTGATGCTCGGATGTGTCACGATGGCtccatgaagaagatgggtttcaGGTTGGGGTGAGGTGAGGGGGTGGGGGTGAGGTTGCGGGTTGGGGAGATCTGGGTcctttgatgatgaagatgaaggaggaggtgATGATGAAGCTCATTTCTGGGTGATGATTTTGTGAAGATGAAGTTAATTTTGGGTTAATTTGGGGAGGGGATAATTAGGTTTAAAAATCTgacttgtaatttgtttttttttttatttttttttttatttatttaatgccaCGTCACTTCATTAACCTTAGTCAGCATGCTATTTAAGCACTCGTcagagctccgccctccggcgaggatctgccccaaaaatatttcaaagaagAGGACTcaatgcaataaattttccggggagggacttacctcagacggcgagacaaagacagagaCCAATATAACGCTTAACCCcaaaaaaacaaagtaaaacaTATGTTGGAGTTCGTACAAAAATAATTTAGAAGCTCACTACCaataaacaaatctaaactgCTAAGTATATTGCTTTATTATCAGATGTAGTACGTATGTAGGAGAAAAAACAGATTATAACATTGAAACGAATTTTTACATTTAACACCTCGAATATAAGCATATACACAACTTAAATAAGGCAATTTATTGCCAACctttttatgtgtttttttctccATGAAGGATATATCTAGAAGCTACACATAACTGGAGAATATGAAGCCAACATTCAACATTACCATCATCAGCGCCTTTCTAGAGACAAAGTTGCAATGAATTGGTGCCAAAGTTCCTCAATAGCACAAAACATGAGAATCCCAACTAGCTTTCAGAAGTGTATCATAAAGAGTACAGGTACATAAAATAATGCCAAAATCGCTGACTTCGGAAGAGAAAAATCTCCAATAGAAAACAACAGCAAACTGCATACTGTTAGTAATACTAAAAAATAAACCCAAAAAGGGTTACACAAGACATTACATGTAGAATGTGAGGAGGATTAATTCAACAACCAGTAAGCAAAATTATGTTTTCGGGTGTCATCACAAATTTAAAGCTAAGAAAAGTCCACGCTTAAGAGTACCACTGGCATAAATATGTTACAGGTCCTATTTCTAAGACGAAATATGTAAATAATCAATCATCACTTTTAAGCCAATCTAACCACACAAGTGAAGGGGAGAAAAGAGTAAGAGAACACAGGTTTGCTAACAGCTTATCTAGCCAAAATGTATCATGACAAAAAAAGCTTCCTTCTTTTCCCACGTATATCTGTCACTGGCTTTTTGATTTCTCAATCTTCACGTAAGGTAAAAACCCCATTAAATAAACAACTTTAGGAGACCATCCACGCTGTTGAGCACGGCAAAACATTAGGAATGTGTTTGCAAAGTAGGAATTGAAACCCATGAAAACATGCCACAAAGCATGACCCTGAGGGTTGAAAGGCAAACGGGAAATCTCCTTGCAGAAAACACGATCACTGAACCCAAACAAACTGCCAAAGACAAGAGTGCCTACAAATAGCTTTGCGAGCCGCTTGGCAGTAACATCTTGAGTGTAAATGTAGTATTTGTACATCCTGGGAACGCAGAGGAGGCATAGAATGATATAATGCACTTTGAAGCCAATACCAAAATTGAGCACTGAATGGGCAATGGCAAAACCAGCACCATACAGAAAGAGGAATATGGGCATTGTACTGCGGTAATGCCAATCTGGAGAGTAGAGGATGTATATGTACAGCAGCACCTCCCATACCATAGGAGTTTCATCGCCTTGCTGTTGCCTAAATTAAAGCACAACATCTGAACAATAAATAGTCATCCAAAATAGACACATTGAATTTATTGATGAACAAACTAAATATTCAAACAAACCATTTTTATAAGGGACACACACTTAGCAACATAGTCGTGCTTATTTAACAGAAGAagaatataaatgaaaattaatcCTTAGCTTATTTAACAGAAGAagaatataaatgaaaattaattcTTATCATACATGCATTAAAGCTAAAGAATTATTTTCTCAAGGTGAATAAATAAGTAACTTAAGGAGTGTTTGTTTTCCTGTTGGTT
This window harbors:
- the LOC130711603 gene encoding alkaline ceramidase-like, whose amino-acid sequence is MAETLSSFWGPVTSTKECCETNYAHSSYIAEFYNTISNVPTILLALIGLINALWQRFEKRFSVLHLSNMTLAIGSMVYHATLQRVQQQGDETPMVWEVLLYIYILYSPDWHYRSTMPIFLFLYGAGFAIAHSVLNFGIGFKVHYIILCLLCVPRMYKYYIYTQDVTAKRLAKLFVGTLVFGSLFGFSDRVFCKEISRLPFNPQGHALWHVFMGFNSYFANTFLMFCRAQQRGWSPKVVYLMGFLPYVKIEKSKSQ